In a genomic window of Vibrio marisflavi CECT 7928:
- a CDS encoding arylesterase gives MIRLLSLVLVVTFSSYASGSTLLILGDSLSAGYQMPIEKAWPSLLSQSLQEKGKNVTVINASISGDTSGNGLMRLPLLLQKHKPDTVLIELGANDGLRGFPLKVLQSNLSTIVRKIREEGSKPILMQIHVLPNYGKRYTAAFSKVYPTISNSDGVPLIPFFLEKVVTKPEWMMPDGLHPTEHAQPWIAEFVASQISEYL, from the coding sequence ATGATTCGACTACTTTCCTTAGTACTTGTTGTAACGTTCTCGAGCTACGCAAGCGGCTCAACACTACTTATATTAGGCGATAGCTTAAGCGCGGGTTACCAAATGCCTATTGAAAAAGCGTGGCCTAGCCTGTTAAGCCAATCGCTGCAAGAAAAAGGAAAAAACGTCACCGTAATCAATGCTAGCATCTCAGGAGATACCTCCGGCAATGGCTTAATGCGCTTACCTTTATTACTGCAGAAACACAAACCCGACACAGTCCTAATTGAGCTTGGTGCGAATGATGGGCTAAGAGGGTTTCCATTAAAGGTACTGCAATCTAATCTATCAACAATTGTACGAAAAATCCGCGAAGAAGGTTCAAAACCAATACTGATGCAGATCCACGTCCTACCTAACTATGGAAAACGATATACAGCCGCCTTTTCAAAAGTTTACCCAACAATTTCAAACAGTGATGGAGTTCCATTGATACCATTCTTCTTGGAAAAAGTTGTAACAAAGCCTGAATGGATGATGCCCGATGGGTTGCACCCCACCGAACACGCACAGCCATGGATTGCTGAATTTGTTGCCAGTCAAATAAGTGAATATCTGTAG
- a CDS encoding ABC transporter ATP-binding protein, whose product MQTSIIQAKSLCKTVSTSRENLTILQDVNLEISSGESVAIVGASGAGKSTLMTLLAGLDAPTAGEVHLLGKNLSLLDEEARAYIRSHSVGFVFQSFMLIPSLTAIENVTLPCLLKGEKENTARAVELLTSVGLGNRLDHLPSQLSGGEQQRVALARAFMIEPKVLFADEPTGNLDQHTAEKVIDQFFELNQQHSTTLVMVTHDLVLAKRCDRVFHMSAGKLEVS is encoded by the coding sequence ATGCAAACATCCATTATTCAGGCAAAATCACTGTGTAAAACAGTGTCTACCAGTCGAGAAAATTTAACAATCTTGCAGGATGTAAATTTAGAGATAAGTAGTGGAGAAAGTGTTGCAATTGTTGGTGCTTCTGGGGCTGGAAAATCAACGTTAATGACCTTGCTTGCAGGGCTCGACGCCCCAACGGCAGGTGAAGTGCATCTATTAGGCAAAAACCTTTCCCTGCTTGACGAAGAAGCAAGAGCATATATCCGTAGCCACTCCGTTGGGTTTGTTTTTCAAAGCTTTATGTTGATTCCAAGTTTAACCGCTATTGAGAACGTGACTCTGCCGTGTTTACTAAAAGGGGAGAAAGAAAATACAGCAAGGGCAGTTGAACTATTAACCTCTGTCGGGCTAGGAAACAGATTAGATCACCTTCCGAGCCAGCTTTCAGGAGGAGAGCAGCAGAGAGTTGCGCTTGCTAGAGCATTCATGATTGAACCGAAAGTTTTGTTTGCAGATGAACCTACAGGTAACTTAGATCAACACACGGCCGAAAAAGTCATCGATCAGTTTTTCGAACTTAACCAACAACATAGTACAACCTTGGTCATGGTGACACATGATCTAGTACTCGCAAAACGTTGTGATCGCGTTTTTCATATGAGCGCAGGAAAGCTGGAGGTGTCTTAA
- the fabV gene encoding enoyl-ACP reductase FabV — MIVEPVIKGVVAKTAHPIGCEKSVVDQINYIKSQPAIQNAPKRVLILGASSGFGLSSRIALTFAGNADTIGVSFERCPSEGKTGSAGWYNNAAFKKHAEENGRIAVNIQGDAFSDDIRDQVVEAIETYFEGEVDLVVYSLASGVRPKPDGEGMWRSCIKPINASYKANTICLENNEWQSHTLQPASNDEIESTVKIMGGQDWESWIDTLINSESIAEGFNTVAFSYIGPESTHPIYLDGTLGRAKIDLHQTSHSLNLKLANFSGNAYTTVCKALVTKASVFIPGLTPYLMALYKVMKEEGSHETCMEQMYRLYANKLYTENQKVPVDGERLIRIDDWEMQSKIQAQVNEILSKMDQNNFADLADYQGVKDEFLKINGFAHPEIDYSKDVDIDI, encoded by the coding sequence ATGATCGTTGAACCAGTGATTAAGGGCGTTGTCGCCAAAACTGCGCATCCTATCGGCTGTGAAAAGTCCGTGGTGGATCAAATTAACTATATTAAATCCCAACCTGCGATTCAAAATGCTCCGAAAAGAGTACTCATATTAGGCGCGTCTTCAGGGTTTGGTTTAAGCTCGCGCATTGCTCTTACATTTGCAGGAAATGCCGATACGATTGGCGTTTCGTTTGAAAGATGCCCATCAGAAGGCAAAACTGGTTCCGCAGGTTGGTACAATAACGCTGCTTTTAAAAAGCATGCTGAGGAAAATGGCAGAATCGCCGTTAATATTCAAGGGGATGCTTTTTCTGACGATATACGCGATCAAGTGGTTGAAGCTATTGAAACTTACTTTGAAGGAGAAGTTGACTTAGTCGTATATAGTTTAGCGAGTGGTGTTAGACCAAAGCCTGATGGAGAAGGCATGTGGCGCTCATGTATCAAACCGATTAACGCATCCTATAAAGCCAATACTATCTGTCTAGAAAACAATGAATGGCAATCACACACACTGCAACCTGCCAGCAACGATGAAATTGAAAGCACTGTAAAAATCATGGGAGGTCAAGACTGGGAAAGCTGGATTGATACCTTGATAAATTCAGAGTCCATTGCTGAAGGTTTCAACACTGTTGCTTTTTCTTACATAGGCCCAGAATCAACCCACCCAATCTATTTAGATGGAACATTAGGTAGAGCGAAAATCGACTTACACCAAACAAGTCACTCACTAAATTTAAAGTTGGCCAACTTTTCTGGTAACGCGTACACGACGGTATGTAAGGCACTTGTCACCAAAGCAAGTGTATTTATCCCTGGCTTAACACCATATCTCATGGCGCTGTATAAGGTCATGAAGGAAGAAGGAAGCCACGAAACGTGTATGGAGCAAATGTATCGTCTGTATGCCAACAAGCTCTATACAGAAAACCAAAAAGTTCCTGTCGATGGCGAGCGACTCATCAGAATTGATGATTGGGAAATGCAATCCAAAATACAAGCTCAAGTGAATGAGATTTTGTCTAAGATGGACCAAAATAATTTTGCTGACTTAGCTGATTATCAGGGCGTTAAAGATGAGTTTCTCAAAATTAATGGGTTTGCACATCCAGAAATCGACTACTCTAAAGACGTAGACATAGATATTTAG
- the arsB gene encoding ACR3 family arsenite efflux transporter, whose amino-acid sequence MNLESSPKLGFLDRYLTLWILIAMAIGILIGVLFPGVQQLNEQMSVGTTNIPLAIGLILMMYPPLAKVNYRLLGQVAKDKQAITLSLIMNWIVGPILMFILAITFLHNHPEYMMGIILIGLARCIAMVLVWNDIGGGNREYGAALVALNSIFQIVTYSFLAWLFITVLPPYFGIKSVDIHVSFVDVAESVLIYLGIPFVAGFLSREILVKYKSEQWYNNVFIPRVSPITLIALLATIVIMFSLKGEMIIDLPMDVFRVAIPLAIYFVVMFFASFYVGKRLGIPFDKNASIAYTATGNNFELAIAVSIAVFGINSGQAFAGVIGPLIEVPVLIALVNICLRLKKQYRAATA is encoded by the coding sequence ATGAACTTAGAATCTTCCCCTAAACTTGGATTTTTAGACCGTTATTTAACTTTATGGATACTTATAGCGATGGCTATAGGTATTTTGATAGGAGTACTCTTCCCCGGTGTTCAACAACTAAACGAGCAAATGTCTGTTGGAACAACAAACATTCCCCTAGCCATCGGCTTAATCTTAATGATGTACCCTCCTTTAGCGAAAGTGAACTATCGACTGCTCGGGCAAGTCGCGAAAGACAAGCAAGCCATCACTTTATCACTGATAATGAACTGGATTGTTGGCCCCATACTAATGTTTATCCTTGCTATCACCTTCTTGCACAACCACCCAGAATACATGATGGGAATTATATTAATAGGATTGGCGCGCTGCATAGCGATGGTACTTGTATGGAATGATATCGGTGGAGGAAACAGAGAATACGGTGCTGCGCTGGTTGCATTAAATAGTATCTTCCAAATAGTCACTTATAGTTTCTTAGCATGGCTATTTATAACCGTTCTCCCACCGTATTTTGGGATAAAAAGCGTCGATATTCATGTCTCGTTTGTTGACGTAGCAGAAAGCGTACTAATTTATCTAGGTATCCCTTTTGTTGCGGGCTTTTTAAGCCGTGAAATACTAGTGAAGTATAAAAGTGAGCAGTGGTACAACAATGTCTTCATCCCAAGAGTATCTCCGATCACACTCATTGCTTTACTTGCAACCATCGTAATTATGTTTAGCTTAAAAGGAGAAATGATAATTGATCTACCTATGGATGTATTTAGGGTAGCGATTCCACTAGCGATCTACTTTGTTGTTATGTTTTTCGCCAGTTTCTATGTTGGTAAGAGATTAGGAATACCATTTGATAAAAATGCATCAATAGCCTACACCGCGACAGGAAATAACTTTGAGCTAGCCATTGCCGTTTCCATTGCAGTTTTTGGCATTAACTCAGGACAGGCATTCGCAGGAGTTATTGGACCACTAATCGAGGTGCCTGTACTAATCGCTCTAGTTAACATATGCCTAAGGCTGAAAAAACAGTATCGGGCCGCGACTGCCTAG
- a CDS encoding ArsR/SmtB family transcription factor produces MSTSCNSISNQAFSATEAELTSERNLASLAKAISHPARIRILKILLTLDNNNGCLNSDLVSELGLAQSTVSEHLKILKLSNLITAEPIPPRVCYRINRDTINRFSTTFIEIFQ; encoded by the coding sequence ATGAGCACTTCATGTAATTCGATTAGTAATCAAGCCTTTTCTGCTACAGAGGCTGAGCTAACATCAGAACGAAACTTAGCGTCCCTGGCGAAAGCAATCTCTCACCCAGCTCGTATAAGGATTTTAAAAATTCTTCTCACGTTAGACAATAATAATGGCTGTCTAAACAGTGATTTGGTGTCTGAGCTTGGATTAGCACAATCAACCGTATCAGAACACCTTAAGATACTAAAACTATCAAATTTGATTACCGCTGAACCTATTCCTCCGAGAGTATGTTATCGGATAAATCGTGACACTATTAATCGATTCAGCACCACTTTTATCGAGATTTTTCAGTAA
- a CDS encoding FAD-dependent oxidoreductase, whose amino-acid sequence MLNSFTSSKPTFAIIGGGIAGSTVAMHLAELGVNVTLLEKGTSLVAGPPICHLHAGGNLYREISETQCVDLLKQSIDTARFYPHTLNIRPTLIAVPKQDAGTTESLVARLRVVTAAYMDLVNQDPNNKVLGEPQDYYRLYTKSDLERLASREQPSRPNETDEWVIPFAQNVDLESIKYPVIAVQEYGWSLFRVAASVSLTLENYANCQVHLNSKLENVTKNEQGWRLEYREPSGEMGFMYADYLINACGFQTGEIDDLVSHRSDRLVEFKAAYVTQWPDCQQKWPEVIFHGVRGTKNGMAQLTPYPNGVFQLHGMTEEITLFSDGLVSSCEKSSQPTLPQRFRKKIDKGWSNDVIDVRTNKAIQHLSQFIPSYISAQRLSKPLYGAQQIPGDNVTLRSADVSFADHNYARIEVVKGSSAIEAARKIIQHWNLVRTSAESIKLSQSVTMSLTEAQVEQLAIELAEQRGYPIQLAEVFNKHE is encoded by the coding sequence TTGTTGAACAGTTTCACATCATCGAAACCAACCTTTGCCATTATTGGTGGAGGGATAGCTGGCTCCACGGTTGCGATGCATTTAGCTGAATTGGGAGTCAATGTAACTTTACTCGAAAAGGGTACAAGTTTGGTAGCAGGCCCACCTATTTGTCATTTGCATGCTGGTGGCAACTTATACCGTGAAATATCAGAAACACAATGTGTTGATTTGCTCAAGCAGTCTATTGATACCGCTCGCTTTTATCCCCATACCTTAAACATAAGACCCACCCTTATCGCGGTACCAAAGCAAGATGCTGGTACGACAGAATCCCTTGTTGCTAGATTGCGTGTGGTTACTGCTGCCTATATGGATTTAGTCAATCAAGATCCTAACAATAAAGTGCTAGGTGAACCACAAGACTACTATCGGCTGTACACAAAATCCGATCTCGAAAGGTTAGCTTCACGGGAGCAACCTTCTCGGCCAAATGAGACCGATGAGTGGGTAATACCGTTTGCTCAAAACGTTGATTTAGAAAGCATCAAGTATCCTGTAATTGCTGTTCAGGAATACGGTTGGAGCCTGTTTAGAGTTGCAGCTAGCGTTTCTTTAACTTTGGAAAATTACGCTAATTGCCAAGTGCATCTCAATAGTAAACTCGAGAACGTAACCAAGAATGAGCAAGGTTGGAGATTAGAATATCGAGAGCCTTCGGGCGAAATGGGCTTTATGTATGCAGACTATCTTATTAATGCGTGCGGTTTCCAGACAGGAGAAATAGATGATCTTGTGAGTCACCGCTCTGACCGACTGGTAGAGTTTAAGGCCGCCTATGTTACGCAGTGGCCAGATTGCCAGCAGAAGTGGCCCGAGGTTATTTTCCACGGTGTAAGAGGAACAAAAAATGGTATGGCTCAGCTAACGCCTTATCCAAATGGTGTTTTTCAGCTACATGGAATGACGGAAGAGATTACATTGTTTTCAGATGGGCTTGTGTCTTCATGCGAAAAATCATCACAGCCGACACTACCACAGCGTTTCCGAAAGAAAATTGACAAAGGCTGGAGCAACGATGTCATCGATGTAAGAACCAATAAAGCGATACAGCATTTGAGCCAGTTCATTCCTAGCTACATTTCAGCTCAGAGGCTGAGTAAACCTTTATATGGAGCCCAACAAATACCAGGTGACAACGTCACTCTAAGATCTGCTGATGTATCATTTGCTGATCATAACTATGCTCGTATTGAAGTAGTGAAAGGCTCATCTGCTATAGAAGCGGCAAGAAAAATAATCCAACATTGGAATTTAGTCAGGACAAGTGCTGAAAGTATTAAGTTGTCCCAATCAGTGACAATGTCACTGACTGAGGCGCAGGTTGAGCAGTTAGCGATTGAATTAGCCGAGCAACGAGGCTATCCGATACAGCTAGCTGAAGTTTTTAATAAGCATGAATGA
- a CDS encoding ABC transporter permease, with protein sequence MEMPKRHNSFARIITWSWKEIWHGQLWPISVSLILIIASIFALTALAERLEQVVVKKGKEALSADSVFISANPLSNQLLESVATLGLSSSKMTRFNTMAFSDAQMQLVTVKGVESNYPLLGNLLLGNGKTEQHKVSPKQLWMEERLIEQLKVKPGDTISIGDADFVLSGKIIDEPGLSFNPFQQMPTVLIHQNDVESTGAIQIGSRVRYSLFLSGNDSTIKNLKTSVQLGASDRWRDTSSRSRTNEIFQRTEQYLSLTVAIVVIMAATTLVLTCQHYVASRLKTIAMLKSLGASKNWLAMWLSIQVLILLVVAIVFGVSLGILIEYLLRIPISDILPKPLPSYGFKPAVVAVSTSILISIPSLGIPLNRLLAVSALEVMQPKQTSKFRVLNLVLIAVPLVPMATVYHNNVLVWLVFGGIVALFAVLASLSLFLTKLMVKLPLAISFKLAVSRINRSRLTSGIQFGALAVSLMMLGIIWLVRTDLLTDWNRVLPENAPNAFAFNIAPYEKEAYLGTLDSEKISRSQAYPIIRGRLTKINGVDAKEITQGKEDTDALRRELNLTWADTLPTYNELVKGSWTKTNGVSVESEVAEALKLKIGDNLTFSIGGQSFNAKVNSIRDVEWRDMKLNFYFIFTPDVLKDIQMSWLVSFRLDDSDNSLISELSRTYPTVSLMDIRLMGEKIRDLLSQIVLAISGLAALGVIAGLLLIFTLLKLSVEMRQQEIQLYRTLGASRNRVVRTLWAEFGLMALISGCIATGAAEMVVKGIMKFGFEVTTSPHYHMWLILPILTVFILMIVVNGLIKKLLKPMQK encoded by the coding sequence ATGGAGATGCCAAAACGTCACAATAGTTTTGCAAGAATAATTACTTGGAGTTGGAAAGAGATATGGCATGGTCAACTTTGGCCGATTTCTGTGTCACTAATTTTAATCATCGCCTCGATATTTGCTTTGACTGCACTTGCAGAGCGGCTTGAACAGGTAGTCGTTAAAAAAGGTAAAGAAGCGCTATCAGCTGACAGCGTATTTATTTCAGCCAATCCTCTCTCAAACCAGCTATTAGAGTCTGTCGCCACTTTGGGCTTGTCTAGTTCCAAGATGACGCGCTTTAACACAATGGCTTTTAGTGATGCACAAATGCAGCTCGTCACGGTAAAAGGAGTAGAGTCGAATTACCCGCTTCTAGGCAATTTGTTACTCGGTAATGGGAAAACAGAACAACATAAAGTATCTCCAAAGCAATTGTGGATGGAGGAGAGATTAATTGAGCAACTAAAAGTTAAACCCGGTGACACTATTTCAATAGGCGATGCTGATTTTGTTTTGTCAGGTAAAATTATTGATGAACCTGGGCTGAGCTTTAACCCATTTCAGCAGATGCCGACAGTACTTATCCATCAAAACGACGTCGAATCTACGGGTGCGATTCAGATTGGAAGTAGGGTGAGATACAGCCTTTTTCTATCGGGCAATGATTCAACAATAAAAAACTTGAAGACATCGGTTCAGTTAGGAGCAAGCGATCGATGGAGAGATACAAGTAGTCGCAGCAGAACCAATGAGATATTTCAGAGAACAGAGCAGTACTTATCCCTAACCGTAGCTATTGTTGTGATAATGGCAGCGACGACATTAGTGCTCACTTGCCAGCATTACGTGGCATCTCGTTTGAAAACTATTGCAATGCTAAAGAGTTTAGGGGCGAGCAAAAATTGGCTAGCAATGTGGCTTTCTATACAAGTACTGATACTACTAGTTGTAGCAATAGTTTTTGGAGTGTCGCTGGGAATATTAATTGAGTACCTTTTGCGTATACCGATCTCAGATATTTTGCCTAAGCCATTACCAAGCTATGGTTTTAAACCGGCAGTCGTTGCAGTCTCTACCAGTATCCTTATTTCTATTCCGTCATTGGGCATTCCGTTAAATAGGCTATTAGCTGTCAGTGCACTTGAAGTAATGCAGCCTAAGCAAACAAGTAAATTTCGGGTTCTTAATCTGGTTCTAATCGCAGTCCCACTAGTTCCGATGGCTACTGTTTATCACAACAACGTGTTGGTTTGGCTGGTGTTCGGAGGCATCGTTGCTTTGTTTGCTGTTTTAGCTTCATTAAGCCTGTTTCTTACAAAACTGATGGTAAAACTGCCACTTGCCATCTCTTTTAAACTTGCAGTAAGTCGGATCAATCGTTCTAGGCTTACAAGTGGAATCCAGTTTGGCGCCTTAGCGGTGTCTTTAATGATGCTTGGCATTATTTGGCTGGTACGCACTGACTTGCTGACGGACTGGAATCGAGTATTGCCTGAGAACGCACCAAATGCGTTTGCTTTTAATATCGCCCCATACGAGAAAGAGGCATATTTGGGCACACTCGATTCTGAGAAAATAAGCCGCTCTCAAGCGTATCCTATCATTCGTGGGAGGCTCACAAAAATAAACGGCGTGGATGCAAAAGAGATCACGCAAGGCAAAGAGGATACAGATGCGCTACGTCGAGAATTAAATCTTACTTGGGCAGATACATTGCCTACATACAATGAACTAGTTAAAGGTAGTTGGACTAAAACTAATGGGGTTTCAGTTGAGTCAGAAGTAGCCGAGGCGTTGAAGCTTAAAATTGGTGATAACTTAACATTCTCTATTGGTGGACAAAGTTTTAACGCCAAAGTAAACAGTATTCGAGATGTTGAATGGCGTGATATGAAGCTAAACTTTTACTTCATTTTTACGCCAGATGTACTTAAGGACATACAAATGTCTTGGCTGGTAAGTTTTAGATTAGACGACAGTGACAATTCGTTAATTAGCGAGCTATCACGGACATATCCAACAGTTAGCTTGATGGATATACGCCTGATGGGAGAAAAAATTCGTGATTTATTAAGCCAAATTGTATTGGCGATTTCTGGTCTCGCTGCATTAGGTGTGATTGCGGGGTTGCTGCTCATATTTACCCTGTTGAAACTGAGTGTAGAAATGCGTCAGCAAGAAATACAACTATACCGCACTTTAGGGGCCAGCCGAAATCGAGTAGTGCGCACGCTATGGGCAGAATTTGGACTGATGGCGCTTATTTCTGGTTGTATTGCGACAGGTGCTGCTGAAATGGTCGTCAAAGGCATCATGAAGTTCGGTTTTGAAGTGACAACTTCCCCACATTATCATATGTGGTTAATCCTACCGATATTGACCGTGTTTATTTTGATGATTGTCGTGAATGGGTTGATTAAAAAGTTGCTCAAGCCCATGCAAAAATAA
- a CDS encoding OmpA family protein has protein sequence MKTTLVFVTQAFLYCVLTINVAWAKEGSEFQPTMSVGVEGGYQIADDSSLNQSDPSGGLWGIFGGYFLDPSWRLEAGYQYQNELTTTNPQVKINNQFINFSARYDWPIQDGLNVYGRFGLSYWDLTKTFSSLETIDANGLSPSMGIGLSYRILPTIELTTGYAFQYGIGNSTTGEYDNHQLLLSIAYLFEVEDESQLLSSKDEQNESGKTEPKIAAESIDIVVPSDNSEVSNTTIKVKKTVTTLYTLSVFDFDKYKPNSDISKKLSQISKLLQENKNGNIKVVGYTDSIGNKKYNLNLSLKRANEIANLLIEKGVVRNRLIIIGKGENNPIASNNKKEGRVKNRRVEVFLTPLATENNEK, from the coding sequence ATGAAAACTACACTCGTTTTTGTTACTCAAGCATTTCTTTATTGCGTACTCACCATAAATGTTGCGTGGGCAAAAGAGGGGAGTGAGTTTCAGCCAACTATGTCAGTTGGTGTAGAGGGTGGTTATCAAATCGCAGATGATAGCAGTTTGAACCAATCAGATCCCAGCGGTGGTTTGTGGGGTATCTTTGGAGGGTATTTTCTTGACCCTAGTTGGAGACTCGAAGCTGGCTACCAGTATCAAAATGAGTTAACAACAACGAATCCTCAAGTAAAAATTAACAATCAGTTTATTAACTTTTCTGCTCGTTACGATTGGCCGATACAAGATGGTTTGAATGTATATGGTCGATTTGGCCTGAGCTATTGGGATTTGACCAAAACATTTTCGTCACTAGAAACAATAGACGCGAATGGTTTGTCTCCCTCAATGGGTATAGGACTGAGCTATCGAATTTTACCCACGATAGAGTTAACGACAGGATACGCATTTCAATATGGAATTGGCAATAGCACGACTGGTGAATATGACAACCACCAACTTCTTCTGAGTATTGCTTACCTGTTTGAAGTTGAAGACGAAAGCCAGCTACTTAGCAGCAAAGACGAACAAAATGAATCTGGAAAAACTGAACCAAAAATTGCTGCTGAAAGTATAGATATAGTAGTCCCAAGTGATAACAGCGAAGTTTCAAATACAACGATAAAAGTTAAAAAAACCGTTACTACCCTATATACGTTATCGGTGTTTGACTTTGATAAATACAAACCCAACTCGGATATATCTAAAAAGCTTAGCCAGATTAGCAAGTTACTACAAGAGAATAAGAATGGAAATATAAAAGTAGTTGGCTATACCGATTCGATTGGTAATAAGAAATACAACTTAAACCTCTCCTTAAAGCGAGCCAATGAAATAGCGAATTTATTGATTGAGAAAGGTGTTGTTCGCAATAGGTTAATAATAATAGGAAAAGGAGAGAATAACCCGATTGCTTCAAATAACAAAAAAGAAGGGAGAGTAAAAAATAGACGGGTTGAAGTTTTTTTAACGCCGTTAGCTACTGAAAATAATGAGAAATAG
- a CDS encoding ABC-ATPase domain-containing protein encodes MDQLIAKLKKLEKQNYRSYQKIKGHYDFKDFTLFIDQTQADPYAPASRFRAIRPWSLTDLQWLQEKSTDYQIAARDFIARQFAALTLNDNAINIFIGEQVILDSTSVQFTDEGIELRFKVDLPADGRSILAKKALNLITFHLPKIIRRSTIARELDIDALKNHCEIYEDQQSLRNQLSERGLVAFVANGSILPRLSGASDKPMKEAIPFESPESLCVEMTAPNQGKITGLGIRKGVTLIVGGGFHGKSTLLHAIEKSIYNHIPGDGRERIVCDTNAMKIRAEDGRCVHNLNLSNYINHLPNGSDTENFVTQDASGSTSQAAWLQESIESGASSLLIDEDTSATNFMIRDERMQLLVEKAAEPITPLVDRVKQLNEMLNVSTVIVMGGSGDYLDVADTVIQMHNYQAVDVTEKAKQVVVAHPNQRSFEGESELKAVSSRSFDSACLQKILAEGKFRITAKDTSSLRFGKESVDVSALAQLESHTELNTIGWLWFQLAQLNGWSSCPTKEFDSFLNSNWAYSLPNYIDASKPRTIDVMATLNRMRKARFKN; translated from the coding sequence ATGGATCAGTTGATTGCCAAGCTAAAAAAGCTTGAAAAGCAAAATTATCGTTCTTATCAAAAAATCAAAGGTCACTATGACTTTAAAGATTTCACTTTGTTTATTGATCAAACCCAAGCAGACCCATATGCGCCAGCTTCAAGGTTTAGAGCAATTCGTCCGTGGTCATTAACTGATCTACAATGGTTGCAAGAGAAGTCCACCGATTATCAAATTGCAGCCAGAGACTTTATCGCTCGTCAATTCGCAGCACTAACCTTGAATGACAACGCCATTAATATCTTTATTGGTGAGCAAGTGATTTTAGACTCTACTTCCGTCCAATTTACTGATGAAGGGATAGAGCTTCGCTTTAAAGTCGATTTACCAGCAGATGGTCGCAGCATATTAGCTAAAAAGGCCCTAAACCTAATTACGTTCCACTTGCCGAAAATCATTCGCCGTTCGACTATTGCGCGTGAACTAGATATAGATGCACTGAAAAATCATTGTGAAATCTACGAAGATCAACAAAGCTTGCGAAATCAACTCAGTGAACGTGGCCTAGTTGCGTTTGTCGCGAATGGCAGTATTTTACCCCGTTTATCAGGGGCATCCGACAAGCCGATGAAAGAAGCAATTCCATTTGAGTCACCAGAATCGCTTTGTGTAGAAATGACGGCACCAAACCAAGGAAAAATCACTGGACTAGGTATTCGTAAAGGTGTGACCCTTATCGTGGGCGGAGGATTTCACGGTAAATCAACTTTGCTACATGCTATTGAGAAGTCGATATACAACCATATTCCGGGTGATGGCCGAGAACGAATTGTCTGCGATACTAATGCAATGAAAATTCGAGCTGAAGATGGTCGATGCGTACACAATTTAAACCTATCTAATTACATCAATCATCTACCAAATGGTAGCGACACAGAAAACTTTGTCACTCAGGATGCTTCAGGGTCTACCTCGCAAGCAGCTTGGCTACAAGAGTCTATCGAATCTGGCGCTTCAAGCCTTTTAATTGATGAAGATACGTCTGCTACAAACTTTATGATTCGCGACGAAAGGATGCAGTTACTTGTCGAAAAAGCAGCAGAGCCAATTACTCCACTTGTCGATCGCGTAAAACAGCTTAATGAAATGCTGAATGTGTCTACGGTCATCGTTATGGGCGGATCTGGAGACTACCTAGATGTCGCTGATACTGTGATTCAAATGCATAACTACCAAGCAGTTGATGTGACAGAAAAAGCTAAGCAAGTGGTAGTCGCTCACCCAAATCAACGTAGCTTTGAAGGTGAGTCTGAGTTAAAGGCTGTTTCATCACGTTCGTTTGACAGTGCATGTCTGCAAAAGATATTGGCAGAAGGTAAATTTCGCATAACGGCAAAAGACACATCATCTCTGCGTTTTGGTAAAGAATCTGTAGATGTCTCTGCGTTAGCACAGCTAGAATCTCATACTGAACTCAACACGATCGGTTGGCTATGGTTCCAGCTTGCACAGCTAAATGGATGGTCAAGCTGCCCAACTAAAGAATTCGATTCGTTTCTAAATAGCAATTGGGCTTACTCTCTTCCAAACTATATCGATGCAAGTAAGCCAAGAACCATTGATGTTATGGCCACACTAAACCGCATGCGGAAAGCCCGTTTTAAAAACTAA